DNA from Desulfuromonas sp. AOP6:
CTCTGCCCCATCAGGCCCTCTGCCCGAACGGAGCAGCCAGCGCCACTAAAGAATCTTGCGGCTGTTGCCATGCATTTCTATTGTAGCGCTCAAGATCAGGATAGCAACAGGGCTGTCGGGAGGATCCTTTTATTCAGGTCTTTTTCCAGCTTTAAGGACTTCGATCATTTCATCATGAATATGGCCATTACTGGCCAGACATTCAACCCCGTAAATATCGAACAGATCTCCGTCAAAATCACTGACTCTGCCACCGGCCTCGCAGACAATCAGCTGCCCGGCAGCGACGTCCCAAGGTTTGAGTTTCATCTCCCAATAGCCGTCCAGGCAACCGGCACCGACGTAGGCCAGGTCCAGGCTGGCGCTTCCCGGTCGGCGACAGGCCTGCGCCGCCTGCTGGAAATGAATGAAATGGTCATAATTATTGGCCGCGCTCTTTTTGCGGTCATAGGGAAATCCCGTCGCCAGTAAAGAATTGTCAAGCCGGCCTGTTTTGGAGACGCCTATCTGCACGTCATTGAGAAAAGCCCCTTTTCCCTTTTCTGCACAAAAGAGTTGGCGACTGAAGGGGT
Protein-coding regions in this window:
- a CDS encoding inositol monophosphatase family protein, with product MKEIAIEAALSAGKVLMQRFGTSLTVEHKGDVDLVTEVDRASEEVIVTILRGTFPRHDILAEEGQYVDSGSRYRWIVDPLDGTTNYAHGFPWFAVSIALEVEREVTLGVVYNPFSRQLFCAEKGKGAFLNDVQIGVSKTGRLDNSLLATGFPYDRKKSAANNYDHFIHFQQAAQACRRPGSASLDLAYVGAGCLDGYWEMKLKPWDVAAGQLIVCEAGGRVSDFDGDLFDIYGVECLASNGHIHDEMIEVLKAGKRPE